Proteins from one Nerophis lumbriciformis linkage group LG08, RoL_Nlum_v2.1, whole genome shotgun sequence genomic window:
- the LOC133611434 gene encoding kelch domain-containing protein 1-like, with amino-acid sequence MDPFFDDSPPQLVALERSGHTAVVEGNLLYVWGGYMSVDDNEVFLPNHELWVYDLEQGDWQKFHMTGEVPPSMSGSCGCYLNGHMYIFGGCHDNGQYDQIYRVNLTDGKYNWMHIRHKSGCAPSSRDKLSCWVHKGRIIYFGGYGFKSLEKVHRGDRSFTVDALSENILWGWNSEIHIFDPRQSSWTQAKTRGQSPAPRAAHASVMLGNRGYICGGRVKEMRLSDIHCLDLDSWMWSEIVPVSTVPAGRSWHSLTAVSDSTMFLFGGLSVDGKPLSDGWLFDVETKTWREVEHPFKDKPRLWHSACVGKDSDIIVFGGSCDYILLVDTGHCNDALVFQMAPHPLFRICKDYIAKNVSSCEALRQQLPLLPTKLRAAVDRRTLFYRPSREVSHTHTQLL; translated from the exons TCAGTTGATGATAATGAAGTCTTCCTACCCAACCATGAACTCTGGGTATATGACCTGGAACAAGGTGACTG GCAAAAGTTCCACATGACCGGTGAGGTGCCACCCTCCATGTCGGGATCCTGTGGCTGTTACCTGAATGGTCACATGTACATATTTGGAGGTTGTCACGACAACGGGCAGTACGATCAG ATCTATCGCGTCAACCTGACAGacggtaaatacaattggatgcaCATCAGACACAAGAGTGGCTGTGCTCCATCATCACGAGACAAACTCTCCTGCTGGGTTCATAAAGGAAG AATAATCTATTTTGGAGGATATGGTTTCAAAAGTCTGGAAAAGGTCCACAGAGGAGACAGAAGCTTCACTGTAGATGCTTTATCAGAA AACATCTTGTGGGGATGGAACAGTGAGATCCACATATTTGACCCCAGACAGTCCAGTTGGACTCAAGCGAAAACACGCGGACAATCTCCCGCCCCTAGAGCGGCCCATGCAAGTGTCATGCTGGGGAATCGGGGCTACATCTGTGGTGGCAGAGTTAAG GAAATGAGATTAAGTGACATACACTGCTTGGACCTTGACTCATGGATGTGGTCAGAAAT AGTGCCAGTGTCGACTGTTCCAGCGGGAAGGTCCTGGCATTCGCTCACGGCCGTGTCTGATAGcaccatgtttctttttggcggTCTCAGCGTGGACGGCAAGCCGCTGA GTGACGGCTGGCTGTTTGACGTGGAGACCAAGACATGGAGAGAGGTGGAGCACCCTTTTAAGGACAAGCCAAG GTTGTGGCACTCTGCGTGTGTCGGCAAGGATTCTGATATTATTGTCTTTGGAGGCAGCTGTGATTACATCCTCCTTGTTGACACG GGTCACTGCAATGACGCTCTGGTCTTCCAGATGGCGCCACACCCACTGTTTAG AATTTGCAAGGACTACATCGCAAAGAACGTGAGTTCGTGTGAAGCTCTCCGACAACAGCTGCCTCTTCTTCCTACCAAACTGCGGGCGGCGGTGGACAGGAGAACATTGTTCTACAGGCCTTCAAGGGAAGTCAGTCACACTCACACTCAACTCCTTTAA